From one Ooceraea biroi isolate clonal line C1 chromosome 7, Obir_v5.4, whole genome shotgun sequence genomic stretch:
- the LOC105277529 gene encoding axonemal 84 kDa protein isoform X2, giving the protein MQDGIRQRFRDKLREWIDMACYSLLRQIEKDMIRESTRTARYSKLSDQIACCIWALIKWPIGLKQTTHKDRKPIEVHFEEIELTIKMPTDIDCYCMAIRALWVKYDHYSDRAISYNMPELPDEYESIYTMDFSTFCQNEYNAKLKICEEQVEDRRLRLEEKKAKLERLENPPIPVPTKLERKGKQKKPGAQIVRAKPEEEQAQLPYLPTPDEIILQREDETQREIKKLLSMRHEKTEVNLRKYRILGGILHIDLIYHPPQPKHMRRDITLTTLQIPKELKFVPFARPYKAPPPAPDSERTPEVIEAEMKALETAMEALVLVTLKLPSFIIWFEPPLVALWMPERKIWSTQDVHDIKYNEEKQTITFRTGRLGVYGLAAFKFINIPFQSWELKPEMGKNARGGIVLNISAAIVQAEFIVREDLICLHSLAGGMSTALKGIIGEYMKLHLLIERMRDAGCDLFPERDACNYVKALPVKHPVTEKHLRECMALLCTAYTFSWSRWNATRNFREIVIQFKELHGCVAKERTNLILLVTPLRTMVVSCTEVSSEFSDVPLDGKNSKFFADLYHLALQNAGIKSRLLMRNVSFKLANTVVELLGRTNIINMSS; this is encoded by the exons ATGCAAGACGGT ATCAGACAACGATTCCGGGACAAACTCCGAGAGTGGATAGACATGGCATGCTACTCCCTTCTGCGCCAAATAGAAAAGGACATGATACGCGAAAGTACGAGAACGGCGAGATACAGTAAGCTTTCCGATCAGATCGCGTGCTGCATTTGGGCTTTGATTAAATGGCCTATTGGACTTAAACAGACTACCCATAAGGATCG aaAACCAATTGAAGTTCATTTCGAGGAGATAGAGCTGACTATTAAAATGCCTACAGACATTGATTGCTATTGTATGGCGATTCGAGCATTATGGGTAAAGTATGATCATTACTCTGATCGCGCAATTTCGTATAATATGCCCGAATTGCCCGATGAATACGAAAGTATATACACTATGG ATTTCTCTACTTTTTGTCAAAATGAGTATAACGCAAAATTGAAGATATGCGAGGAACAGGTCGAAGATCGTCGTTTGCGACTGGAAGAGAAGAAAGCCAAACTAGAGAGGTTGGAGAATCCGCCAATTCCAGTACCTACGAAGCTTGAAAGAAAGGGCAAGCAAAAGAAACCGGGTGCACAGATTGTCCGAGCAAAACCGGAAGAGGAGCAGGCACAATTACCATATCTGCCTACACCAGATGAGATTATTTTGCAAAGAGAAG ATGAAACTCAAagggaaattaaaaaactattgtCCATGCGACACGAAAAAACGGAAGTAAATTTGCGAAAATACAGAATACTGGGTGGAATATTGCATATCGATTTAATTTACCATCCACCTCAACCCAAACATATGAGGAGAGACATTACACTTACCACTT TACAAATTCCGAAAGAATTGAAATTCGTACCGTTCGCCAGACCATACAAAGCACCACCACCAGCACCCGATTCCGAGAGAACACCGGAAGTAATTGAAGCAGAAATGAAAGCTCTGGAGACAGCAATGGAGGCATTGGTTCTGGTAACTTTAAA ACTTCCCAGCTTCATTATCTGGTTTGAGCCACCATTGGTGGCGCTTTGGATgcctgaaagaaaaatatggtCCACGCAGGATGTGCACGATATCAAATACAACGAGGAGAAACAAACCATCACCTTTAGAACTGGCAGGCTAGGCGTTTACGGTCTCGCTGCTTTTAAATTCATCAATATCCCTTTCCAAAGTTGGGAACTCAAACCCGAAATGGGCAAAAACGCACGCGGTGGCATTGTGCTTAACATATCCGCTGCTATCGTTCAAGCAGAGTTTATAGTGAGG GAAGATCTGATATGTCTACATTCGCTGGCTGGTGGCATGTCAACGGCCCTCAAAGGGATTATCGGAGAATATATGAAGCTTCATTTATTGATAGAG AGAATGCGCGACGCTGGATGCGATCTATTTCCAGAGCGTGACGCCTGCAATTATGTAAAAGCTCTTCCAGTGAAACATCCGGTAACTGAAAAACATCTACGAGAATGCATGGCTCTACTTTGCACCGCATATACATTCTCCTGGTCGCGCTGGAATGCTACTCGGAATTTTAGGGAAATTGTGATACAATTCAAAGAACTGCATGGATGCGTTGCAAAAGAG CGAACAAACTTGATTCTTCTGGTAACTCCATTGCGAACAATGGTGGTATCCTGTACCGAAGTGAGCTCAGAATTTTCCGATGTACCTTTAGATGGTAAAAATTCAAAG TTTTTTGCCGACTTATATCACTTGGCACTGCAGAACGCTGGAATCAAAAGCCGACTTTTGATGAGGAACGTCTCCTTCAAGCTTGCCAATACCGTTGTGGAACTTCTTGGTCGCACTAATATAATCAATATGTCATCATAA
- the LOC105277529 gene encoding axonemal 84 kDa protein isoform X1, with the protein MIKDMHEEIRLEEYNMERQALLEEREAAIRKVQLEATCIMLNDYKNAFMKYVAAVEEAENWVRYMTCDGLPDPGNLCEMNTFILLWSMEDEKININTIVTKYDIIIYLLTKLDEIIRFSWTRSSDYILECKTIRQRFRDKLREWIDMACYSLLRQIEKDMIRESTRTARYSKLSDQIACCIWALIKWPIGLKQTTHKDRKPIEVHFEEIELTIKMPTDIDCYCMAIRALWVKYDHYSDRAISYNMPELPDEYESIYTMDFSTFCQNEYNAKLKICEEQVEDRRLRLEEKKAKLERLENPPIPVPTKLERKGKQKKPGAQIVRAKPEEEQAQLPYLPTPDEIILQREDETQREIKKLLSMRHEKTEVNLRKYRILGGILHIDLIYHPPQPKHMRRDITLTTLQIPKELKFVPFARPYKAPPPAPDSERTPEVIEAEMKALETAMEALVLVTLKLPSFIIWFEPPLVALWMPERKIWSTQDVHDIKYNEEKQTITFRTGRLGVYGLAAFKFINIPFQSWELKPEMGKNARGGIVLNISAAIVQAEFIVREDLICLHSLAGGMSTALKGIIGEYMKLHLLIERMRDAGCDLFPERDACNYVKALPVKHPVTEKHLRECMALLCTAYTFSWSRWNATRNFREIVIQFKELHGCVAKERTNLILLVTPLRTMVVSCTEVSSEFSDVPLDGKNSKFFADLYHLALQNAGIKSRLLMRNVSFKLANTVVELLGRTNIINMSS; encoded by the exons TTGCTTGAAGAACGGGAAGCGGCGATACGCAAAGTTCAACTGGAAGCTACATGTATAATGctaaatgattataaaaatgcatttatgaaatatgtagCTGCTGTCGAAGAAGCGGAAAAC TGGGTTAGATATATGACCTGCGATGGATTGCCAGATCCAGGAAATTTATGCGAAATGAATACCTTCATACTTCTGTGGTCTATGGAAGACGAGAAGATTAATATAAACACCATCGTGACGAAATACGACATTATCatttat CTATTAACGAAACTCGATGAAATAATACGATTCTCCTGGACGAGATCGTCTGATTACATACTTGAATGCAAGACG ATCAGACAACGATTCCGGGACAAACTCCGAGAGTGGATAGACATGGCATGCTACTCCCTTCTGCGCCAAATAGAAAAGGACATGATACGCGAAAGTACGAGAACGGCGAGATACAGTAAGCTTTCCGATCAGATCGCGTGCTGCATTTGGGCTTTGATTAAATGGCCTATTGGACTTAAACAGACTACCCATAAGGATCG aaAACCAATTGAAGTTCATTTCGAGGAGATAGAGCTGACTATTAAAATGCCTACAGACATTGATTGCTATTGTATGGCGATTCGAGCATTATGGGTAAAGTATGATCATTACTCTGATCGCGCAATTTCGTATAATATGCCCGAATTGCCCGATGAATACGAAAGTATATACACTATGG ATTTCTCTACTTTTTGTCAAAATGAGTATAACGCAAAATTGAAGATATGCGAGGAACAGGTCGAAGATCGTCGTTTGCGACTGGAAGAGAAGAAAGCCAAACTAGAGAGGTTGGAGAATCCGCCAATTCCAGTACCTACGAAGCTTGAAAGAAAGGGCAAGCAAAAGAAACCGGGTGCACAGATTGTCCGAGCAAAACCGGAAGAGGAGCAGGCACAATTACCATATCTGCCTACACCAGATGAGATTATTTTGCAAAGAGAAG ATGAAACTCAAagggaaattaaaaaactattgtCCATGCGACACGAAAAAACGGAAGTAAATTTGCGAAAATACAGAATACTGGGTGGAATATTGCATATCGATTTAATTTACCATCCACCTCAACCCAAACATATGAGGAGAGACATTACACTTACCACTT TACAAATTCCGAAAGAATTGAAATTCGTACCGTTCGCCAGACCATACAAAGCACCACCACCAGCACCCGATTCCGAGAGAACACCGGAAGTAATTGAAGCAGAAATGAAAGCTCTGGAGACAGCAATGGAGGCATTGGTTCTGGTAACTTTAAA ACTTCCCAGCTTCATTATCTGGTTTGAGCCACCATTGGTGGCGCTTTGGATgcctgaaagaaaaatatggtCCACGCAGGATGTGCACGATATCAAATACAACGAGGAGAAACAAACCATCACCTTTAGAACTGGCAGGCTAGGCGTTTACGGTCTCGCTGCTTTTAAATTCATCAATATCCCTTTCCAAAGTTGGGAACTCAAACCCGAAATGGGCAAAAACGCACGCGGTGGCATTGTGCTTAACATATCCGCTGCTATCGTTCAAGCAGAGTTTATAGTGAGG GAAGATCTGATATGTCTACATTCGCTGGCTGGTGGCATGTCAACGGCCCTCAAAGGGATTATCGGAGAATATATGAAGCTTCATTTATTGATAGAG AGAATGCGCGACGCTGGATGCGATCTATTTCCAGAGCGTGACGCCTGCAATTATGTAAAAGCTCTTCCAGTGAAACATCCGGTAACTGAAAAACATCTACGAGAATGCATGGCTCTACTTTGCACCGCATATACATTCTCCTGGTCGCGCTGGAATGCTACTCGGAATTTTAGGGAAATTGTGATACAATTCAAAGAACTGCATGGATGCGTTGCAAAAGAG CGAACAAACTTGATTCTTCTGGTAACTCCATTGCGAACAATGGTGGTATCCTGTACCGAAGTGAGCTCAGAATTTTCCGATGTACCTTTAGATGGTAAAAATTCAAAG TTTTTTGCCGACTTATATCACTTGGCACTGCAGAACGCTGGAATCAAAAGCCGACTTTTGATGAGGAACGTCTCCTTCAAGCTTGCCAATACCGTTGTGGAACTTCTTGGTCGCACTAATATAATCAATATGTCATCATAA
- the LOC105277532 gene encoding putative fatty acyl-CoA reductase CG8306 — translation MTKDAANIYISAFYAGRSIFITGATGFVGKVLIEKLLRSCPNVGEIYMLMRPKKGLDVNERLKKMLENKLFDHLRSEQPSSFDKLIPIIGDVSAEGLGLQLIDRQTLIEKVSVVINVAASVRFDENLKSAIFNNTRSTRDVCILAQDMKKLVALIHISSTYTQTDKVVVNEELYPYDVDWKQMIKIAETVDDDILNTFTAKCLGSFPNTYIFSKRLAEDIISDYSKSLPCAIVRPSIVISTADEPVKGWIDNFNGPVGSFVGGGKGILRVLYMDPLVDSDYMPVDVFIKTVIILTWKRGIKSITEDNTVHVYNCSSYNVINITGIELIQMGFEITKDIPLEGIIWTPRTTVTTNYLKYYTLVILLHILPALVIDAILKLLHKRPMLLKLQRKVFITNNALSYFLLHTWHFRNEKLVQLFDDLSIDNWKDFGYDYGSIVSHRFFVNSLIGAKIFLLNEDMNLDAAKLHRKRMDWLDRIVRILFVFIILWILYRRNTLSYITEALSPFFA, via the exons ATGACAAAAGATGCagcaaatatatacatatcggCTTTTTATGCCGGTCgtagtatatttattactgGTGCAACCGGTTTTGTGGGCAAAGtattaattgaaaagttaTTGCGATCTTGTCCCAATGTCGGCGAAATCTATATGCTGATGCGGCCAAAGAAAGGATTGGACGTCAATGAAAGGTTAAAGAAGATGTTAGAAAACAAg CTATTCGATCACCTACGAAGCGAGCAACCATCGAGTTTCGATAAGCTCATTCCCATAATTGGAGATGTAAGTGCTGAAGGCTTGGGATTGCAACTTATCGATAGACAGACACTAATTGAAAAAGTATCTGTAGTAATCAATGTTGCCGCGAGTGTGAGGTTTgatgaaaatttgaaaagtgCGATTTTCAACAATACAAGATCGACGCGTGATGTTTGTATTTTAGCTCAGGATATGAAGAAACTAGTG GCTCTGATACACATTAGCTCAACCTACACTCAGACCGACAAAGTCGTGGTCAACGAGGAACTGTATCCCTACGATGTCGACTGGAAGCAGATGATCAAAATCGCCGAGACTGTCGATGATGATATCCTGAATACGTTTACAGCAAA ATGCTTGGGATCATTTCCAAACACTTACATATTCTCGAAGAGATTGGCGGAAGACATAATAAGTGATTATTCCAAATCATTGCCCTGCGCGATCGTTAGACCGTCTATAG taatatcGACGGCAGATGAACCGGTGAAGGGATGGATTGACAATTTTAATGGGCCGGTTGGATCGTTTGTCGGCGGTGGGAAGGGAATATTGCGTGTATTGTATATGGATCCTCTCGTTGACTCCGACTATATGCCAGTGGATGTGTTCATCAAGACTGTAATAATTCTAACGTGGAAACGCGGAATTAAAAG CATTACCGAAGACAATACAGTACATGTTTATAATTGCTCGTCATACAATGTGATCAACATAACCGGAATAGAACTCATCCAAATGGGTTTTGAGATTACAAAAGATATTCCCTTGGAAGGAATAATTTGGACACCGCGAACGACTGTAACAacgaattatttgaaatattatacattggtGATACTGCTGCACATTTTGCCGGCTCTGGTCATAGATGCAATCTTGAAATTACTCCATAAGCGTCCGAT GCTGCTAAAATTGCAAAGAAAAGTCTTTATAACCAATAATGCCCTATCGTATTTTTTGCTACACACATGGCACTTTCGTAATGAGAAGCTAGTGCAGCTATTTGATGACCTGAGCATCGATAATTGGAAAGACTTCGGATATGACTACGGTTCTATTGTCTCGCATCGTTTTTTTGt AAATTCATTGATCggtgcaaaaattttcttacTAAATGAAGACATGAACCTAGACGCAGCCAAACTTCATCGTAAAAG GATGGACTGGCTCGACAGAATAGTTCGGATATTGTTTGTTTTTATCATACTGTGGATACTTTATCGTAGGAATACTCTGTCTTACATTACAGAAGCACTTTCGCCCTTTTTTGCTTAA